The Geodermatophilaceae bacterium NBWT11 genome has a segment encoding these proteins:
- a CDS encoding CDP-alcohol phosphatidyltransferase family protein: MLGVNLRPAVGRVWAPVVRFLLRIGVTADQVTLLGTVGAVGSAVFLIGNGVLWWGAVAVTVFVLLDMLDGALARARGGGSVFGAVLDSTGDRAADAAVFAGLAWWFSGGGDNRMVVWLSLVCLVLGVLTSYVKARAEGMGLTCDVGLFERTERLILVLVGTGFTGIGIPYAIQVCLWVLMIGSAVTVGQRFATVYQQSRGRPLPSSTP, encoded by the coding sequence GTGCTCGGGGTCAACCTCCGGCCCGCGGTCGGCCGGGTCTGGGCACCGGTGGTGCGGTTCCTGCTGCGGATCGGGGTCACCGCCGACCAGGTCACGCTGCTGGGCACCGTGGGTGCCGTCGGGTCGGCGGTGTTCCTGATCGGCAACGGGGTCCTGTGGTGGGGCGCTGTCGCGGTCACCGTCTTCGTGCTGCTGGACATGCTGGACGGGGCGCTCGCCCGGGCCCGGGGCGGTGGCTCGGTGTTCGGCGCGGTGCTGGACTCCACCGGCGACCGGGCGGCCGACGCGGCGGTCTTCGCGGGGCTGGCCTGGTGGTTCTCCGGCGGCGGCGACAACCGGATGGTCGTGTGGCTGTCGCTGGTCTGCCTGGTGCTCGGCGTGCTCACCTCCTACGTCAAGGCCCGCGCCGAGGGCATGGGCCTGACCTGCGACGTCGGGCTGTTCGAGCGCACCGAGCGGCTCATCCTGGTGCTCGTGGGCACCGGCTTCACCGGCATCGGCATCCCGTACGCGATCCAGGTCTGCCTCTGGGTCCTGATGATCGGCAGCGCCGTCACCGTCGGGCAGCGCTTCGCGACGGTGTACCAGCAGTCCCGGGGGCGCCCGCTGCCCAGCAGCACCCCGTGA
- a CDS encoding phosphatidylinositol mannoside acyltransferase translates to MRARLVDAGYAAGWGAVKALPEPLAAAAFSGAGVWAAGRDGKGVRQLRANLRVATGGRLSDTELDDLTRDAVRSYARYWLEAFRLPTLGTARVLRDTVVVGTEHLDAAQAQDRPVVLALPHSGNWDAAGVWFVDRLGGPFMTVAERLRPEQLYRRFLAYRESLGFRVVPLTGGERPSSTLLKEWLGQGRPVCLLVDRDLSAAGIPVSFFGRPTTMPGGPALLAAQTGAALHPVVPQFDGAGWRHVVHPEVDVQGAGRLRERVHAGTQGVADAFAVSIAARPVDWHQLGRIWADVPPDPPR, encoded by the coding sequence CTGCGGGCCCGGCTGGTCGACGCCGGCTACGCCGCCGGGTGGGGCGCGGTAAAGGCGCTGCCCGAACCGCTGGCCGCGGCGGCGTTCTCCGGTGCCGGCGTCTGGGCGGCCGGCCGGGACGGGAAGGGGGTCCGGCAGCTGCGGGCCAACCTGCGGGTCGCCACCGGTGGCCGGCTGTCCGACACCGAGCTCGACGACCTCACCCGGGACGCCGTCCGGTCCTACGCCCGGTACTGGCTGGAGGCCTTCCGGCTGCCCACGCTGGGGACGGCGCGGGTGCTGCGGGACACCGTCGTGGTCGGCACCGAGCACCTGGACGCCGCGCAGGCCCAGGACCGGCCGGTCGTCCTCGCGCTGCCGCACAGCGGCAACTGGGACGCCGCCGGGGTCTGGTTCGTCGACCGGCTGGGCGGCCCGTTCATGACCGTGGCCGAGCGGCTGCGACCCGAGCAGCTCTACCGCCGGTTCCTGGCCTACCGGGAGTCCCTCGGGTTCCGGGTGGTGCCGCTCACCGGCGGCGAGCGGCCCAGCTCCACCCTGCTCAAGGAGTGGCTGGGCCAGGGTCGACCGGTGTGCCTGCTCGTCGACCGTGACCTGTCCGCGGCGGGCATCCCGGTCTCCTTCTTCGGCCGGCCCACCACCATGCCCGGCGGGCCGGCGCTGCTGGCCGCGCAGACCGGGGCCGCGCTGCACCCCGTCGTCCCGCAGTTCGACGGGGCCGGCTGGCGGCACGTGGTGCACCCCGAGGTGGACGTGCAGGGTGCCGGGCGGCTGCGCGAGCGGGTGCACGCCGGCACCCAGGGCGTCGCCGACGCCTTCGCCGTCTCGATCGCCGCCCGCCCGGTGGACTGGCACCAGCTGGGCCGCATCTGGGCCGACGTGCCCCCGGACCCGCCCCGGTGA
- a CDS encoding glycosyltransferase family 4 protein: protein MRVGLVCPYMWDVPGGVQYHVRDLAETLRGLGHEVEVLTPAEHEENVPAEHVTWSGKANAVPYNGSMASWQFGLVSGARVRRWLRDGCFDVVHVHEPAPPSVSLLVCMLAQGPIVATFHAAATRSLFLSAWGPVVRPWLEKISGRIAVSDFARRLQVEHLGGDAVVIPNGVHVPAFADGPLLSRPRTGPTVGFLGRYDEPRKGLPVLLEAMRTVVRAHPTAELLVAGRGDPEELQALIGPDLAPHVTLLGELAEADKAAFLRSVDVYCAPNLMGESFGIVLVEAMAAGAPVVASDLDAFARVLEDGAAGVLVRRGDATALAAVLIDLLGDPQRRAALTAAGRLRAVEYDWSTVAQRILAVYETVAPAGGRGVTASDAEPVLETPVDPEDRSFLPRWLRRSAEG, encoded by the coding sequence GTGAGGGTCGGCCTGGTCTGCCCCTACATGTGGGACGTGCCCGGTGGGGTGCAGTACCACGTGCGCGACCTCGCCGAGACCCTGCGCGGGCTGGGCCACGAGGTCGAGGTGCTCACCCCGGCCGAGCACGAGGAGAACGTGCCCGCCGAGCACGTGACCTGGTCGGGCAAGGCCAACGCGGTGCCCTACAACGGGTCGATGGCCAGCTGGCAGTTCGGCCTGGTCTCCGGCGCCAGGGTGCGCCGCTGGCTGCGGGACGGGTGCTTCGACGTCGTCCACGTGCACGAGCCGGCGCCCCCGTCGGTGTCCCTGCTGGTGTGCATGCTCGCCCAGGGCCCGATCGTGGCCACCTTCCACGCCGCGGCCACCCGGTCGCTGTTCCTGTCGGCCTGGGGCCCGGTCGTGCGGCCGTGGCTGGAGAAGATCTCCGGCCGGATCGCCGTGTCGGACTTCGCCCGCCGGTTGCAGGTCGAGCACCTGGGCGGGGACGCCGTGGTGATCCCCAACGGGGTGCACGTGCCGGCCTTCGCCGACGGCCCGCTGCTGTCCCGGCCCCGCACCGGGCCCACCGTCGGGTTCCTGGGCCGCTACGACGAGCCGCGCAAGGGCCTGCCGGTGCTGCTGGAGGCGATGCGGACCGTCGTGCGGGCGCACCCGACGGCCGAGCTGCTGGTCGCCGGCCGCGGCGACCCCGAGGAGCTGCAGGCCCTCATCGGCCCCGACCTCGCCCCCCACGTGACCCTGCTGGGCGAGCTGGCCGAGGCCGACAAGGCGGCGTTCCTCCGCTCGGTGGACGTCTACTGCGCGCCCAACCTGATGGGGGAGAGCTTCGGCATCGTGCTGGTCGAGGCGATGGCGGCGGGCGCCCCGGTGGTGGCCAGCGACCTGGACGCCTTCGCCCGCGTGCTCGAGGACGGCGCGGCCGGGGTGCTGGTGCGCCGCGGGGACGCCACCGCGCTGGCCGCCGTCCTCATCGACCTGCTGGGTGACCCGCAGCGGCGGGCCGCGCTCACCGCGGCCGGCCGGCTGCGCGCCGTGGAGTACGACTGGTCCACGGTGGCCCAGCGGATCCTGGCCGTCTACGAGACGGTCGCCCCGGCCGGCGGGCGCGGGGTGACCGCCAGCGACGCCGAACCGGTGCTGGAGACCCCGGTCGATCCCGAGGACCGCTCGTTCCTGCCCCGGTGGCTGCGCCGCTCCGCCGAGGGGTGA
- the pdxS gene encoding pyridoxal 5'-phosphate synthase lyase subunit PdxS gives MTENVTPTPSTGTDRVKRGMAEQLKGGVIMDVVDAAQARIAEDAGAVAVMALERVPADIRAQGGIARMSDPDMIDGIIAAVSIPVMAKARIGHFVEARVLESLGVDYIDESEVLTPADEAHHIVKGDFTVPFVCGATDLGEALRRISEGAAMIRSKGEAGTGNVVEATRHMRAIRAGIRRLTTLDETELFVAAKELRAPYELVAEIARTGKLPTVLFTAGGIATPADAAMMMQLGADGVFVGSGIFKSGDPAQRAAAIVQATTFHDDASVIAKVSRGLGEAMVGINIDSIPAEQRYANRGW, from the coding sequence GTGACCGAGAACGTCACCCCCACCCCCAGCACCGGCACCGACCGGGTCAAGCGCGGCATGGCCGAGCAGCTCAAGGGCGGCGTCATCATGGACGTCGTCGACGCTGCGCAGGCCCGGATCGCCGAGGACGCCGGCGCGGTCGCCGTGATGGCCCTGGAGCGGGTGCCCGCCGACATCCGCGCGCAGGGCGGGATCGCCCGGATGAGCGACCCGGACATGATCGACGGGATCATCGCCGCGGTGTCCATCCCGGTGATGGCCAAGGCCCGGATCGGGCATTTCGTCGAGGCCCGGGTGCTCGAGAGCCTGGGCGTGGACTACATCGACGAGTCCGAGGTGCTCACCCCGGCCGACGAGGCGCACCACATCGTCAAGGGCGACTTCACCGTGCCCTTCGTCTGCGGGGCCACCGACCTGGGCGAGGCGCTGCGCCGGATCTCCGAGGGCGCGGCGATGATCCGCTCGAAGGGCGAGGCCGGCACCGGCAACGTCGTGGAGGCCACCCGGCACATGCGGGCCATCCGCGCGGGCATCCGCCGGCTGACCACCCTGGACGAGACCGAGCTGTTCGTCGCGGCCAAGGAGCTGCGCGCGCCCTACGAGCTGGTGGCCGAGATCGCCCGCACCGGGAAGCTGCCGACCGTGCTGTTCACCGCCGGTGGCATCGCCACCCCGGCGGACGCGGCGATGATGATGCAGCTGGGCGCCGACGGCGTCTTCGTCGGCTCGGGCATCTTCAAGTCCGGCGACCCGGCGCAGCGCGCCGCGGCCATCGTGCAGGCCACCACCTTCCACGACGACGCCTCGGTGATCGCCAAGGTCAGCCGCGGGCTGGGCGAGGCCATGGTCGGGATCAACATCGACTCGATCCCGGCCGAGCAGCGGTACGCGAACCGCGGCTGGTGA
- the pdxT gene encoding pyridoxal 5'-phosphate synthase glutaminase subunit PdxT, whose protein sequence is MSTPHIGVLALQGDVREHRAVLEAQGARTSAVRRPEELTGLDGLVLPGGESTTIAKLAHRWGLLEPLRAAIRSGLPAYGSCAGMILLADRLLDAPDDQQTIGGLDVTVRRNAFGRQVDSFESQVDVAGVAGGPVHAVFIRAPWVEQAGEGVEVLGRVSGGPADGRIVAVRQGSVVATSFHPELTGDTRLHRFFVELVRQRPAEETWTAPTTAPGEETQR, encoded by the coding sequence GTGAGCACGCCCCACATCGGGGTGCTCGCGCTGCAGGGCGACGTCCGGGAGCACCGCGCCGTGCTCGAGGCGCAGGGCGCCCGGACGTCGGCCGTGCGCCGGCCCGAGGAGCTCACCGGTCTCGACGGCCTGGTGCTCCCGGGCGGGGAGTCCACGACCATCGCCAAGCTCGCGCACCGCTGGGGGCTGCTCGAGCCGCTGCGGGCCGCCATCCGCAGCGGGCTCCCGGCCTACGGGTCGTGCGCCGGGATGATCCTGCTCGCCGACCGGCTGCTGGACGCCCCCGACGACCAGCAGACCATCGGCGGGCTGGACGTCACGGTCCGCCGCAACGCCTTCGGTCGGCAGGTCGACAGCTTCGAGTCGCAGGTCGACGTGGCCGGTGTCGCCGGCGGCCCGGTGCACGCGGTGTTCATTCGGGCGCCCTGGGTGGAGCAGGCCGGCGAGGGCGTCGAGGTGCTCGGCCGGGTCTCCGGTGGACCGGCCGACGGTAGGATCGTCGCGGTCCGCCAGGGCAGCGTCGTCGCCACCAGCTTCCACCCGGAGCTCACCGGTGACACCCGGCTGCACCGGTTCTTCGTCGAACTGGTGCGCCAGCGCCCGGCGGAGGAGACGTGGACGGCGCCGACGACGGCGCCAGGTGAGGAGACGCAGCGATGA
- a CDS encoding YebC/PmpR family DNA-binding transcriptional regulator, which yields MSGHSKWATTKHKKAGIDAKRSKLFAKLIKNIEVAARTGGGDVQGNPTLFDAVQRAKKSSVPIDNINRAVKRGAGLEAGGVEYQGITYEGYAAAGVAVLIECLTDNKNRSAMEVRTAMTRNGGSMADPGSVSYMFSRKGVVVVPSAGTSEDAVMEAVLDAGAEEVRDLGDTFEVVSEPTDLVAVRTALQDAGIDYDSAEAAFVPSVQVELDEEGAGKVFRLIDALEDCDDVQNVYANYEVPDDVMEKIAADD from the coding sequence ATGAGCGGCCATTCCAAGTGGGCGACGACCAAGCACAAGAAGGCCGGGATCGACGCCAAGCGGAGCAAGCTCTTCGCCAAGCTGATCAAGAACATCGAGGTCGCGGCGCGCACCGGCGGCGGTGACGTGCAGGGCAACCCGACGCTGTTCGACGCCGTCCAGCGGGCCAAGAAGTCCTCGGTGCCGATCGACAACATCAACCGCGCGGTCAAGCGCGGGGCGGGCCTGGAGGCCGGTGGCGTCGAGTACCAGGGCATCACCTACGAGGGCTACGCCGCGGCCGGGGTCGCGGTGCTCATCGAGTGCCTCACCGACAACAAGAACCGCTCGGCCATGGAGGTCCGCACCGCCATGACCCGCAACGGCGGGTCGATGGCCGACCCCGGGTCGGTGTCCTACATGTTCAGCCGCAAGGGCGTCGTGGTGGTCCCGTCGGCGGGCACCAGCGAGGACGCCGTCATGGAGGCCGTGCTGGACGCCGGCGCCGAGGAGGTCCGCGACCTCGGGGACACCTTCGAGGTGGTCAGCGAGCCGACCGACCTGGTCGCCGTCCGCACCGCCCTGCAGGACGCCGGGATCGACTACGACTCCGCCGAGGCCGCCTTCGTGCCCAGCGTGCAGGTCGAGCTCGACGAGGAGGGGGCCGGCAAGGTCTTCCGGCTCATCGACGCCCTGGAGGACTGCGACGACGTGCAGAACGTCTACGCCAACTACGAGGTCCCCGACGACGTCATGGAGAAGATCGCCGCGGACGACTAG
- the ruvC gene encoding crossover junction endodeoxyribonuclease RuvC, which yields MRVLGIDPGLTRCGWGVVDGRPGARPTAVGVGVVRSDADLALELRLLELHTAVTALVREHRPDVVAIERVFLQNNKGTATGTAQAAGVAALAAAQASRPVAWHTPSEVKAAISGNGRADKEQVTLMVTRVLGLTVAPKPADAADALALAVCHVWRGPTQDRLRVAALATGAGIAQGPLTTAPRPAVRASRWQGIGTGGVYR from the coding sequence GTGCGCGTGCTCGGCATCGACCCGGGGTTGACCCGGTGCGGCTGGGGCGTCGTCGACGGCCGGCCCGGCGCCCGCCCCACCGCGGTGGGCGTCGGCGTCGTGCGCAGCGACGCCGACCTGGCCCTGGAGCTGCGGCTGCTCGAGCTGCACACCGCGGTGACCGCGCTGGTGCGCGAGCACCGGCCCGACGTCGTGGCCATCGAGCGGGTGTTCCTGCAGAACAACAAGGGGACGGCGACCGGCACCGCGCAGGCCGCCGGGGTGGCGGCACTGGCCGCGGCCCAGGCCAGCCGACCGGTCGCCTGGCACACCCCCAGCGAGGTCAAGGCCGCGATCTCCGGCAACGGCCGGGCGGACAAGGAGCAGGTGACCCTGATGGTGACGAGGGTGCTGGGGCTGACCGTGGCCCCCAAGCCCGCCGACGCGGCCGACGCGCTGGCCCTGGCGGTGTGCCACGTCTGGCGCGGGCCGACCCAGGACCGGCTGCGGGTCGCGGCGCTGGCCACCGGCGCCGGGATCGCCCAGGGACCGCTCACCACCGCGCCCCGCCCGGCCGTGCGGGCGAGCCGCTGGCAGGGCATCGGCACCGGCGGGGTGTACCGGTGA
- the ruvA gene encoding Holliday junction branch migration protein RuvA → MIASVAGRVAAVSPDGAVVEVGGIGLAVQCTPGTIARLQVGEAARLSTSLVVREDSLTLYGFADDDERQLFELLQTANGVGPRLAQAVLAIHPPREVRRAVTTGDLKSLMQVPGIGKKGAERLVLELRDRLGVGSGDVSLDAATAAAGATGSFVAPVAPWRDQLTTALVGLGWSVREADGALGQLAPVAEEQVADTGSVDVAVLLRQALRMLGRA, encoded by the coding sequence GTGATCGCCTCCGTCGCGGGCCGGGTCGCCGCGGTGTCCCCGGACGGCGCCGTGGTCGAGGTCGGCGGGATCGGGCTGGCCGTGCAGTGCACCCCGGGCACGATCGCCCGCCTCCAGGTGGGGGAGGCCGCGCGGCTGTCCACCAGCCTGGTCGTCCGGGAGGACTCGCTGACCCTGTACGGGTTCGCCGACGACGACGAGCGCCAGCTGTTCGAGCTGCTGCAGACCGCCAACGGCGTGGGCCCCCGGCTGGCCCAGGCCGTGCTGGCCATCCACCCGCCCCGTGAGGTGCGCCGCGCCGTCACCACCGGGGACCTGAAGTCGCTCATGCAGGTGCCCGGCATCGGCAAGAAGGGCGCCGAGCGGCTGGTGCTGGAGCTGCGCGACCGGCTCGGCGTGGGCTCCGGGGACGTCAGCCTGGACGCCGCCACCGCCGCGGCCGGTGCCACCGGGTCCTTCGTGGCCCCGGTCGCACCGTGGCGCGACCAGCTGACCACCGCGCTGGTCGGGCTGGGCTGGAGCGTCCGGGAGGCCGACGGCGCCCTGGGCCAGCTCGCCCCGGTCGCCGAGGAGCAGGTCGCCGACACCGGCAGCGTGGACGTCGCCGTCCTGCTGCGGCAGGCGCTGCGGATGCTGGGTCGGGCGTGA
- the ruvB gene encoding Holliday junction branch migration DNA helicase RuvB, protein MSSPEASEASAWAGEEERVVESALRPHSLAEFVGQPKVSRQLDLVLEGAKRRGRPPDHVLLSGPPGLGKTSLALIIGSELGTSVKITSGPAIERSGDLAAMLSNLGEGDVLFIDEIHRIARPAEELLYMAMEDFRVDVVVGKGPGATAIPLEIAPFTLVGATTRAGLLTGPLRDRFGFVGQMEFYDTADLQLVLQRSADLLGVQIDAEGSAEIAGRSRGTPRIANRLLRRVRDYAEVRADGRITLPVAQAALALYDVDELGLDRLDREVLRALVVGFGGGPVGVSTLAVAVGEEPHTVEAVCEPFLVRAGLLARTPRGRVATEAAWRHLDLPVPQGTWLTGGFGDPPPDRAASPTLFDA, encoded by the coding sequence GTGAGCTCCCCCGAGGCCTCGGAGGCCAGCGCCTGGGCCGGTGAGGAGGAACGGGTCGTCGAGTCCGCGCTCCGCCCGCACTCCCTGGCCGAGTTCGTCGGCCAGCCCAAGGTGTCCCGCCAGCTGGACCTCGTGCTCGAGGGCGCCAAGCGGCGCGGCCGGCCACCGGACCACGTGCTGCTGTCCGGGCCGCCCGGGCTGGGCAAGACGTCGCTGGCGCTGATCATCGGCTCCGAGCTGGGCACGTCGGTGAAGATCACCTCCGGTCCGGCGATCGAGCGCTCGGGCGACCTGGCGGCGATGCTGTCCAACCTCGGTGAGGGCGACGTGCTCTTCATCGACGAGATCCACCGCATCGCCCGCCCGGCCGAGGAGCTCCTCTACATGGCGATGGAGGACTTCCGGGTCGACGTCGTGGTCGGCAAGGGGCCCGGTGCCACCGCGATCCCGCTGGAGATCGCGCCCTTCACCCTGGTCGGGGCCACCACCCGGGCCGGTCTGCTGACCGGTCCGCTCCGCGACCGGTTCGGCTTCGTGGGCCAGATGGAGTTCTACGACACCGCCGACCTCCAGCTGGTGCTCCAGCGCAGCGCCGACCTGCTGGGCGTGCAGATCGACGCCGAGGGGTCCGCGGAGATCGCCGGCCGGTCCCGCGGCACGCCGCGCATCGCCAACCGGCTGCTGCGCCGGGTGCGCGACTACGCCGAGGTGCGCGCCGACGGCCGGATCACCCTGCCCGTGGCGCAGGCCGCCCTGGCGCTCTACGACGTCGACGAGCTCGGCCTGGACCGCCTCGACCGCGAGGTGCTGCGAGCCCTGGTCGTCGGGTTCGGCGGCGGACCGGTCGGGGTGTCCACCCTGGCGGTCGCCGTGGGGGAGGAGCCGCACACCGTGGAGGCGGTCTGCGAGCCCTTCCTGGTGCGCGCCGGGCTGCTCGCCCGCACCCCTCGCGGGCGGGTCGCGACCGAGGCCGCGTGGCGTCACCTGGACCTCCCGGTGCCCCAGGGCACGTGGCTCACCGGTGGCTTCGGCGACCCGCCGCCGGACCGGGCTGCCTCACCCACGCTCTTCGACGCCTAG
- the yajC gene encoding preprotein translocase subunit YajC — translation MEQFFPLILLVIAFALLIVLPARQRKKMAANAQTLQESLSVGAPVMLTSGLHGTVAGLGDGTVDIEIAPGVVATFARPAVMEIRKPDGAVLDATAGEIVPPSDERHGYVDGDGDPSGPSDRTR, via the coding sequence GTGGAGCAGTTCTTCCCGCTCATCCTGCTGGTGATCGCCTTCGCACTGCTCATCGTGCTGCCGGCCCGTCAGCGCAAGAAGATGGCCGCCAACGCGCAGACCCTGCAGGAGTCGCTGTCCGTGGGCGCCCCGGTCATGCTGACCAGCGGCCTGCACGGCACGGTCGCCGGCCTCGGCGACGGCACCGTGGACATCGAGATCGCCCCCGGGGTGGTGGCCACCTTCGCCCGCCCCGCGGTGATGGAGATCCGCAAGCCCGACGGTGCGGTCCTCGACGCCACCGCCGGGGAGATCGTGCCCCCCAGCGACGAGCGGCACGGCTACGTCGACGGCGACGGTGACCCCTCGGGTCCCTCCGACCGCACCCGCTGA